GGGCATTCTCGTTGCTGTCAGGGTCATGTGCAGTCACGGAGAAGATGGAGGTGCCTCTGGGGTTATTCTCAGGCACATAGACAAAGTATGAGGAGTGCAGGAAGGCAGGTGGGTTGTCATTGGTGTCTGCCACATTCATGGTGATGTGAGTTTCCGTGGACAAGGGTGGGCGTCCACCATCTGTGGCTTTCAGCGTGATGTTATACGCAGAGAATTTTTCCCGGTCTAGGTTTTCTGCTGTCACCAATCTGTAGTAGTTGTCTATAGATCTTTCTAATTTAAAAGGCAGATCTTCTGAAATAGTGCAGGTCACCTGGCCATTCTTCCCAGAATCTCGGTCTTGAAGGTAGAAAAGCGCCACTACGGTTCCAGGAGGAGTGTCTTCGGGGATTGAGTTGCCTACAGATGTTACAGTCACTTCCGGGGCATTGTCATTCACATCTAAAATTGTGATCAGTACTTTAGCTCTTGTTATACTACCAGGACCATCCTGAGCTTGAACTTCCATTTCATAATAGCCAGATTCTTCATAATCTAGGCAATCTAGAGTTGATAATTCTCCTGTGTGAGAGTTCAGCTGGAATATCTGTAGAATTTTTGGAGTTATTTTCAGGAAAGAGTATGTCACTTCCCCGTTCACTCCCTCATCCAGATCTATAGCACTTACCGTGAGCAGTCTTGTGCCCACTGGCACGTTCTCAGGGACAGTTATTTGGTACTGGGGCAAAGAGAAGATTGGCGCATGATCATTCACGTCCACCGCTGTTACTTGGACACGGGCGGTTCCGGATCGTGGTGGGTCACCGCCGTCAGAGGCGGTGAGGAGGAGGTGGTGAGTTGCCACTTCTTCCCGGTCCAGTACCTGCTCCAGCACTAATTCTGGATATTTGGTTCCATCCTCTCCGGTGTGCACAACCAGGGAGAAGTGGCGATTGGGGCTGAGGTGGTAGCTCTGGAGAGAGTTCGTGCCCACATCCGGATCCCTAGCCTCATTTAACGGAAATCGCGCCCCAGGAGCTGTATTCTCCattattttcacattcatttcttCCGTCAAGAATTTAGGAGCGTTGTCATTAATATCCATTATTTCCACTTCTATACGATAAAGATTCATTTTATCTTCCACCAGGATGTTAAAGTTCACCAGACACCGCGCGCTCTGGGCGCAGAGCTCCTCCCGGTCTATCCTGCCCGCGGTGACCAAGCTGCCGCTTCGCGGGTTCAGAGCGAAGAGCTGCGTCCTACCTCTGGAGACGATGCGGACCCCGCGCTCCGCCAGGTCCTTGGGCTCCAGTCCCAGATCCTTGGCGATATTACCGACAAAAGACCCCGTCTCTGTCTCCTCAGGCACGGAGTAGAGAATCTGTCCTGCCCAGACTTCGCTCTGGGTCCCCAGGAGGATGAAGAGCAGGATGAATGCTCTGTAGTCCCCGCCCCTCTGCCGAGCCGCCATTCTTGTCCTGCTGATCTTTAGACACTGGCCTATCTCCTGTTCTATTTCTGGATGCCAGGACGTCTGCGTGAAGCCCTGTGTATTCCGGAAAAGAAGCCCAGAATCCAGTGGTATAGAGGACTTAATTTAGTGCAGCTTGGAATAGAGTTTATCTCAGTCTGACGTTTCTTTGCGCTGTAAAAGCTCAGTGGTTCCGGCGGATCTTGTGAACCATTTTCCCCCTGGTTGGTGAACAGCGGCGCTCAGAGTCCTTACTAAGTTACTGCACCATACTGAAGCAAAATAACTGATTTTTCAGAAAGTTGTTTTATCCTTtgaaattctttcatttcttcaattCATGCATCTCTgctatatcatttaaaataaaataaattttaagaaactgtAACTTAATGTAACAATGTTCATGGATGGGTGTTTGTTAATCCCAgataattcttttaaattctcTGCTCTGCATTGCAACTTTGAAATGATTCTTAGACACTGCCTCACACTTCAGTTCACATAGATAAAAATCAGTCATGCAAATAAAACAAGTATGATTTACTTTTAAAAGGTGTCTGTATATGTAAGATATTATGTAGAAACATTTATATCAgcatatttaaattaattcaatCATACCGAACATAGTCTATGTTCTAGACACAACTATGTAATAAGGCAGAGtccattttatctttaatatacAGAGGAGTAATGTAATaactttttattgaatgaaaCCTTAGAGACTGTTTAGttaaattcctttattttaataaattttaaaatgagagggAACTGCTTTATCCTTGACTACATAATCATAGAACCAATGTAGGAATAGAAATAGCCACACTCCAAATctcctaagaagaaaaaaagggaattATTGTTGGCCTTGACTGATGCTTTATGCTCAAAGAGTGCCATTAGAGATAGGTGAGAAGCCAAGCAGCTACAATCAGCTATAGAAGCAACTCATTTTTGTAGAGAAGACAGAAATTTGCAGATTCCACTGGCTGTGGATTCATAAGTGTTGGTGTCACTGCTTCTTTTAATTATGCAATTTAAATAATCATCATACCCTATACTTGAGAAAAGATGGGTCTCTGAACAACCTTTGAGCATACAAGCTGGACTATCCTGAGCAGATCCTTAGAGGTACTCATTGCTCCACTGCTATTAATGAAGTAAAACTCAATTGTTGATGGATCTGAGGTTACTCTCTGCTggcataaataaaacaaagtttcCTTCACATAGTTGCAGAAGAGAGCGGCCTGTTTTGAAATGAAGACCTGGTAAGAAATAGCcttgctttataaaatattttaagccctGGGGAGTAACTAGCAGCACAAGAAGGGAGAACTAGAAGTAATACTTATAAAAACTTAGCTCAGTTGGTGACAAGTTTGCAACTAACAAATCTATTTCTGGTCTTTGATGGCATTACTACAAAATACAGGGAATACTTTGAATGAAATGCCAATTCAATCTATCAAAATAATTCATATCATATTTGCTTTCACtatgtggctcagacagcaaagcatcggtgtgcagtgcaggagacccagggtttgatccctgggatgggaagatcccctggagaaggaaatggcagcccactccagtactcctgcctggaaaatctcatggacggaggagcctggtaggctacagtccatggggtcgaaaagagtgggacacaactgagcaacttcactttcactttcaagtagaTGAAAGATCTTACTTTTTGTTCAAGGGAAACAATATGAGTACTGCAGATTAACTACATAAATAGGAATTTAAAACTATTTGTTCAGTAGCAATCTTGAATTTCTTGTTGGTGTAAGTATATGGTCATTAAAGACATGAGTACTTGCAGACATTTTCAATCAAAACTTTCATGTACAGATATTATGATTCCCAAcatcatgatttttttctatcTGATACTTCAAAATTTATAGCATCATCTCATATTTGTCTCTTAttctactatttttaaaaagtcttgatTAACCTAACACTTCTGGGTACCTTCTTTGGAGCTAAACAAAATCTAGATAAAGGAGATAATCAAGTTTTTTAAGTTACTCtacaacataaaatgaaatattaaagatCTCTACTCAACCACCAAGGTgtttaaatataacataaaattactGTATAAGATTGAAATAATGTTGTACTTTTAAAGGGAGTGTGTTATTATTGGTTGAGCTGTTGCATGGGttgagttgttgttttttatttacataaaaaaatTTATGGAAAGTTTATTTGTCTTCCCAGGCAGTAAGTTATTTACTTttgctcctttttttcccctttaaactatttatttttagctgtgctgggttcTAGCTTcagtgagcaggggccactctctagttgcggtgcatgggcttctcatgcagtggattctcttgtttggagcacaggctctagggcttcagtggttgtggagcaacaggcttagttgcctcaaagcatgtgggatcttgtagGACTAGGGATCCaactcatgtcccctgcgttggtagatggattcttaaccactgcaccaccagggaagtcctctcttttctttaagcaacttttttttctgttgaagaaACATCTGTTTGGAGTTCTGTTTAGGTATTCATCCCCAGGCAATGATGTATATTTCTTCCAATGATCCTCTCAGAGATTTTACTCTTTCCCCTTTGATCTCCATTCCAAACACTTGATCAGAATTGGGTAATAAAGCAGCCCAATACTttggtagactttttttttcctggtggttCCAAAACATTATATGCTCAAACTATCAGACTTCTAATCTTATTAATAATGACCTGTAGTATGTAAGTCAAAGGAGCCTCAGTCACAACTTAGCAAATTCCATGATTGCCAGGATTTAAGACTTGGTCAGTTCACATGAACGAATGACTACTGTGAGAGTAGACTCTAATAGGTTTTCTGTCAGTGAGacattttatttgattaaatGAAATACTCACAGGTAATTCAGttaagagaatgaagaaaactAGCCTCCTATCTCAGTTACTCAGCAGATAAGAAAATAAACCAGTCTAACAGCCATGAGACCTCTAGTGAGCTCTGCTTTTAACAATGGATGTGTAAGATTAGTTTAATCATCCAGAGTTGGTAATATACTAAAATAACACACTCTCAGAGTACATGAAACAAATCTTAATATTTCTATAAGAGCCCATCTGATTCCCATGACCAATACCCAGGATTGAAGTCTTTAAAATTACCTACCATTAAATTCTGATTAAACCACTAAAGAATCATATCACAAATATCCAAAAGTTAATTTGAAATGTGTATGATTGTAATATTTTGGTTAGTCATATACACTTGAAACcttgaaataaataattctatAACAATTGCTGAAAGTAAACAGTGATTTAGAAAAACATGCGGTAACTATCCTTAGCAGTTAAAGATATCAACTCAGTATTATCTTTCTTTACAAATACTGACAATTTGAGGTTACAAATGAGGTTCTCATTCATTTTCAAGGCATTTTCTGAattgtctattttacatgtgcATACCAAATCAAGATGCACAAATGGCAAATCCATTGTATTATCAAATAATAGAACCCTAAGCTCAGGATTGGAAAAGAGCTTGGCTAGCTAGAAATTCAACAACTCATCAAATTATATTATCTCCTGTATTCCATTAATCTCAGGACCATCaacttatttttgaaaagcaCCAGTAACAGAATCTTCTAGCTCCTAAGGCAACTCATTTTCTGTTTAACAActcagaattttgctgttttctactCATCAAGACATAGTTTTATTCACACCTTTGCGCTATGATGAATTGAGtaatcattcttttaaaggacatctcttctttccttaaatatttgaatagaGTTCCCATGTAACAAAAGCTTTATTTTATCTGGGCTAAATATGCTAAATCATTTAAATTCTTATTTGAATACTATTAATCCTTCACTGTCTCATTCACTAGTCCTCTATTTTCAGAGATATATCTTGTAAGTGGACACTACTTGCCACATTTAACAattcacattcatttttaaataccaTCAAACACGCAGACTGCAAAAAAAATCATTGTAGTGGGCATACAGCATCAGGTACTTATACTTATTTGTTAACAATCCAAAATTATAATAATGGTGATGTAAACAAATACTTGCTCACTGTACTACTttatagtttgaacattttttaataaaattattttcttttcccagagTTTATGTGAGGTAGATAAGACAAgtctttttaacttaaattttaacTTGAAGGCTATAAGTATTGTGATTGTCCTGAAAAGAATAACAGATAGTTCTAGGAATATTATTCAAGTCTTCATATATCAATTActcttatttattataaaatcatttttgatTCCTAATTAGTTAAGAGGGAAAATATCTCTCATAGATTCCatcattttagaaaatacttattttagttaacactgggaagaaaaaagatctaccaTATCAGATGCCGTAATTCTGAGGTTTTTCacattataaaagaaagaatcttAGATATGCCACGTAATAGAAAAACAATAACTAAGAAGCAAGAGGAAAGCAACCCATGGCACAAAGAGCTTACCAAGAGGAGAAAAGTTAAAGGAAATTCAGGACATACTTTATTGAGATTTTTGGGGTGAaatttgagaaaactaagatttaaTAGACCTCTActgatataaaagaaaaacctTCTCAAAACTATATAATTCACTGCAAAAGACTAAGAATATCAGGCACTGAACCAAGAGAATTTTCACTTTTACTGTTCAAATAAGAACAATAAAAGCAATTAATCTCACCTGAACAGCGGAGTCTTGCTCTTTACAAAAATCTTCCTGAATCAAGAGAGGCTCGCTTTTCTCACAGCTCTCCTGACTGATGAGCGTGTCCGCATAGTTCGGCTGCGGGAAGATCACGTGACTCCCCCGCGAGTCCGCGGTGAGCGAGACCTCGTGCGAATAGGTCTGCAGGAAAGCCCGCACCCCGTCCACGCCCACAAACTGAGACGCCGGCACGCCAGCCAACCCGCTTTCGGAAGTCTGGAGCAGACGCGACAGGTGCCAATGCCGCAGTCTGAGCGCCAGTAGCACGATGACAAAGGCaaggaagacacaggagactgcGGCCACCGCCACCACCAGGTACAGCGTGAGGCCTGAAGCATCAGAGTCGTGCGGGACCTCCAGGCTGCCCAGGTCCGCCAGGACATCTGGGATGCTGTCAGCCACAGCCACCGTGAGAGTGACAGTGGCCGAGAGAGGGGGCTGCCCGTGGTCCTGGACCGCCACCACCAGGCTCTGCTTGAGCGCGTCTCTGTCCAGCAGCGCCCGCGCTGTGCGCACCTCGCCCGTGTGCAGCCCCACCGAGAAGAGTCCTGGCTCGCTGGCCTTGAGCAGGCGGTAGGACAGCCAGGCGTTCTGGCCTGAGTCTCTGTCCACTGCCACCACCTTGGTGACCAGGTAGCCTGGCTCTGCAGAGCGGGGTGCCAGCTCCACGCCAGTAGAGCCATCAGTAGGGAGTGCAGGGTACAGAATCTCAGGTGTGTTGTCATTCTGGTCCAGCACAAATATGCTCAGGGACACATTGCTGCTGAGTGGTGGGTCCCCACTGTCACTTGCAATCACTCTCAACTGCAGGTCACGGAACTGTTCATAGTCGAAGGAGTGCAATGCATACAGGATGCCAGTGTCAGAGTTGATGGAGATGTAGGAGGACAGAGGTACCCCCTGGATGGTGTCTTCAGCTAAGGAATAGGTAACCTGGGCATTCTCACGATTGTCAGGGTCCTGTGCAGTTACTGAGAAAATGGAGGCACCTCTGGGATTGTTCTCTGGAATGTAGACAGAGTAGGAGGTATGGGGAAAAGCAGGTGGGTTATCATTGATGTCTGCCACATTTAGGGAGATGAACATTTCCATAGACAGAGGCGGCATTCCTTTGTCGGTGGCTGTCACAGTGATGTTGTATGTGGATACCTGTTCTCGATCTAGAACTGTATTTGTCACTAGTCGATAATAATTGTCTACTGATTTTTCCAGTTCAAATGGCAAACTTTCTGAGATAGAACATGTTACCAGGCCATTCAGTCCAGAGTCTCGATCAtatacttgaaaaagaatgatcACTGTGCCTGGTGGTGTACTTTCAGCAACTGATCTGCTTCCAGATGTAACTACCACTTCTGGTACATTGTCATTCACATCCAAGATAGTAATTAAGACTTTGGCTCTGTCTTGTAGACCTGGGCGATCCCGGGCTTCAATATCCAGCTCATAAAAGCTGGTGTCTTCATAGTCCAGAATTGCAGAAGTTGCTATCTCTCCAGTCAAAACATTCAGGCAGAAAGTCTTTGAGATTTTTTCTGTTATCCTCACTAAAGAATATGTTACTTCCGCGTAAACTCCTTCATCCTGGTCCGTGGCATTTACCGACAACACCGGCGTACCTACTGGTAGATTTTCAGGGACACTCACACGATACACAGGCTGAGTAAAGACTGGAGCGTTGTCATTTGCATCTAGGACAGTTACCAAGATTCGAGCCACACTGGAGCGGGCAGGGTCACCGCCATCCATGGCGGTAAAGACCAGGTGGTGAATGGCCTGTTCCTCCCGGTCCAGCACGCGCACCAGCACCAGCTCTGGGTATTTGGGCCCATCAGCTTTACCTGGCATTTCCACGGAGAAGTGACTATTCTCGCTGAGCTTGCAGCCCTGGAGAGAGTTCACTCCCACATCCGGGTCATAGACCTCCATTAGTGGAAATCGAGAGGATAAGGCTGCGTTTTCGGTAATTTTTACTTCCAATTCTTCCCTTAAAAATCGGGGTGCATTGTCATTAATGTCCATTATTTCCACTTCCACGGGGAAAAGATTCAATTTATCCTCAACA
This genomic window from Cervus canadensis isolate Bull #8, Minnesota chromosome 4, ASM1932006v1, whole genome shotgun sequence contains:
- the LOC122439783 gene encoding protocadherin gamma-A7 isoform X14; translation: MAARQRGGDYRAFILLFILLGTQSEVWAGQILYSVPEETETGSFVGNIAKDLGLEPKDLAERGVRIVSRGRTQLFALNPRSGSLVTAGRIDREELCAQSARCLVNFNILVEDKMNLYRIEVEIMDINDNAPKFLTEEMNVKIMENTAPGARFPLNEARDPDVGTNSLQSYHLSPNRHFSLVVHTGEDGTKYPELVLEQVLDREEVATHHLLLTASDGGDPPRSGTARVQVTAVDVNDHAPIFSLPQYQITVPENVPVGTRLLTVSAIDLDEGVNGEVTYSFLKITPKILQIFQLNSHTGELSTLDCLDYEESGYYEMEVQAQDGPGSITRAKVLITILDVNDNAPEVTVTSVGNSIPEDTPPGTVVALFYLQDRDSGKNGQVTCTISEDLPFKLERSIDNYYRLVTAENLDREKFSAYNITLKATDGGRPPLSTETHITMNVADTNDNPPAFLHSSYFVYVPENNPRGTSIFSVTAHDPDSNENARVTYSLSEDTLQGPSVSSYVSINSDTGVLYALYSFDYEQFRDLRLRVIASDSGDPPLSSNVSLSIFVLDQNDNTPEILYPALPTDGSTGVELAPRSAEPGYLVTKVVAVDRDSGQNAWLSYRLLKASEPGLFSVGLHTGEVRTARALLDRDALKQSLVVAVQDHGQPPLSATVTLTVAVADSIPDVLADLGSLEVPHDSDASGLTLYLVVAVAVVSCVFLAFVIVLLALRLRRWHRSHMLQASGGVPGGVPVSQFVGVDGVRAFLQTYSQEVSLTADSRGSHVIFPQPNYADTLISQESCEKKDPLLTSIDFRECKDEAQSIQQAPPNTDWRFSQAQRPGTSGSQNGDETGTWPNNQFDTEMLQAMILASASEAADGSSTLGGGAGTMGLSARYGPQFTLQHVPDYRQNVYIPGSNATLTNAAGKRDGKAPAGGNGNKKKSGKKEKK
- the LOC122439783 gene encoding protocadherin gamma-A6 isoform X43; amino-acid sequence: MAVLQSRWHYCGLILLFVLLGTLWEARAGQIHYSIPEELDKGSFVGNIARDLGLEPQELAERGVRIVSRGRTQLFALNSRSGSLVTAGRIDREEICAQRARCLVNFNILVEDKLNLFPVEVEIMDINDNAPRFLREELEVKITENAALSSRFPLMEVYDPDVGVNSLQGCKLSENSHFSVEMPGKADGPKYPELVLVRVLDREEQAIHHLVFTAMDGGDPARSSVARILVTVLDANDNAPVFTQPVYRVSVPENLPVGTPVLSVNATDQDEGVYAEVTYSLVRITEKISKTFCLNVLTGEIATSAILDYEDTSFYELDIEARDRPGLQDRAKVLITILDVNDNVPEVVVTSGSRSVAESTPPGTVIILFQVYDRDSGLNGLVTCSISESLPFELEKSVDNYYRLVTNTVLDREQVSTYNITVTATDKGMPPLSMEMFISLNVADINDNPPAFPHTSYSVYIPENNPRGASIFSVTAQDPDNRENAQVTYSLAEDTIQGVPLSSYISINSDTGILYALHSFDYEQFRDLQLRVIASDSGDPPLSSNVSLSIFVLDQNDNTPEILYPALPTDGSTGVELAPRSAEPGYLVTKVVAVDRDSGQNAWLSYRLLKASEPGLFSVGLHTGEVRTARALLDRDALKQSLVVAVQDHGQPPLSATVTLTVAVADSIPDVLADLGSLEVPHDSDASGLTLYLVVAVAAVSCVFLAFVIVLLALRLRHWHLSRLLQTSESGLAGVPASQFVGVDGVRAFLQTYSHEVSLTADSRGSHVIFPQPNYADTLISQESCEKSEPLLIQEDFCKEQDSAVQYGAVT
- the LOC122439783 gene encoding protocadherin gamma-A6 isoform X44 produces the protein MAVLQSRWHYCGLILLFVLLGTLWEARAGQIHYSIPEELDKGSFVGNIARDLGLEPQELAERGVRIVSRGRTQLFALNSRSGSLVTAGRIDREEICAQRARCLVNFNILVEDKLNLFPVEVEIMDINDNAPRFLREELEVKITENAALSSRFPLMEVYDPDVGVNSLQGCKLSENSHFSVEMPGKADGPKYPELVLVRVLDREEQAIHHLVFTAMDGGDPARSSVARILVTVLDANDNAPVFTQPVYRVSVPENLPVGTPVLSVNATDQDEGVYAEVTYSLVRITEKISKTFCLNVLTGEIATSAILDYEDTSFYELDIEARDRPGLQDRAKVLITILDVNDNVPEVVVTSGSRSVAESTPPGTVIILFQVYDRDSGLNGLVTCSISESLPFELEKSVDNYYRLVTNTVLDREQVSTYNITVTATDKGMPPLSMEMFISLNVADINDNPPAFPHTSYSVYIPENNPRGASIFSVTAQDPDNRENAQVTYSLAEDTIQGVPLSSYISINSDTGILYALHSFDYEQFRDLQLRVIASDSGDPPLSSNVSLSIFVLDQNDNTPEILYPALPTDGSTGVELAPRSAEPGYLVTKVVAVDRDSGQNAWLSYRLLKASEPGLFSVGLHTGEVRTARALLDRDALKQSLVVAVQDHGQPPLSATVTLTVAVADSIPDVLADLGSLEVPHDSDASGLTLYLVVAVAAVSCVFLAFVIVLLALRLRHWHLSRLLQTSESGLAGVPASQFVGVDGVRAFLQTYSHEVSLTADSRGSHVIFPQPNYADTLISQESCEKSEPLLIQEDFCKEQDSAVQRCMN
- the LOC122439783 gene encoding protocadherin gamma-A6 isoform X42 gives rise to the protein MAVLQSRWHYCGLILLFVLLGTLWEARAGQIHYSIPEELDKGSFVGNIARDLGLEPQELAERGVRIVSRGRTQLFALNSRSGSLVTAGRIDREEICAQRARCLVNFNILVEDKLNLFPVEVEIMDINDNAPRFLREELEVKITENAALSSRFPLMEVYDPDVGVNSLQGCKLSENSHFSVEMPGKADGPKYPELVLVRVLDREEQAIHHLVFTAMDGGDPARSSVARILVTVLDANDNAPVFTQPVYRVSVPENLPVGTPVLSVNATDQDEGVYAEVTYSLVRITEKISKTFCLNVLTGEIATSAILDYEDTSFYELDIEARDRPGLQDRAKVLITILDVNDNVPEVVVTSGSRSVAESTPPGTVIILFQVYDRDSGLNGLVTCSISESLPFELEKSVDNYYRLVTNTVLDREQVSTYNITVTATDKGMPPLSMEMFISLNVADINDNPPAFPHTSYSVYIPENNPRGASIFSVTAQDPDNRENAQVTYSLAEDTIQGVPLSSYISINSDTGILYALHSFDYEQFRDLQLRVIASDSGDPPLSSNVSLSIFVLDQNDNTPEILYPALPTDGSTGVELAPRSAEPGYLVTKVVAVDRDSGQNAWLSYRLLKASEPGLFSVGLHTGEVRTARALLDRDALKQSLVVAVQDHGQPPLSATVTLTVAVADSIPDVLADLGSLEVPHDSDASGLTLYLVVAVAAVSCVFLAFVIVLLALRLRHWHLSRLLQTSESGLAGVPASQFVGVDGVRAFLQTYSHEVSLTADSRGSHVIFPQPNYADTLISQESCEKSEPLLIQEDFCKEQDSAVQQRCMN
- the LOC122439783 gene encoding protocadherin gamma-A6 isoform X25; the protein is MAVLQSRWHYCGLILLFVLLGTLWEARAGQIHYSIPEELDKGSFVGNIARDLGLEPQELAERGVRIVSRGRTQLFALNSRSGSLVTAGRIDREEICAQRARCLVNFNILVEDKLNLFPVEVEIMDINDNAPRFLREELEVKITENAALSSRFPLMEVYDPDVGVNSLQGCKLSENSHFSVEMPGKADGPKYPELVLVRVLDREEQAIHHLVFTAMDGGDPARSSVARILVTVLDANDNAPVFTQPVYRVSVPENLPVGTPVLSVNATDQDEGVYAEVTYSLVRITEKISKTFCLNVLTGEIATSAILDYEDTSFYELDIEARDRPGLQDRAKVLITILDVNDNVPEVVVTSGSRSVAESTPPGTVIILFQVYDRDSGLNGLVTCSISESLPFELEKSVDNYYRLVTNTVLDREQVSTYNITVTATDKGMPPLSMEMFISLNVADINDNPPAFPHTSYSVYIPENNPRGASIFSVTAQDPDNRENAQVTYSLAEDTIQGVPLSSYISINSDTGILYALHSFDYEQFRDLQLRVIASDSGDPPLSSNVSLSIFVLDQNDNTPEILYPALPTDGSTGVELAPRSAEPGYLVTKVVAVDRDSGQNAWLSYRLLKASEPGLFSVGLHTGEVRTARALLDRDALKQSLVVAVQDHGQPPLSATVTLTVAVADSIPDVLADLGSLEVPHDSDASGLTLYLVVAVAAVSCVFLAFVIVLLALRLRHWHLSRLLQTSESGLAGVPASQFVGVDGVRAFLQTYSHEVSLTADSRGSHVIFPQPNYADTLISQESCEKSEPLLIQEDFCKEQDSAVQQAPPNTDWRFSQAQRPGTSGSQNGDETGTWPNNQFDTEMLQAMILASASEAADGSSTLGGGAGTMGLSARYGPQFTLQHVPDYRQNVYIPGSNATLTNAAGKRDGKAPAGGNGNKKKSGKKEKK